One stretch of Lucilia cuprina isolate Lc7/37 chromosome 6, ASM2204524v1, whole genome shotgun sequence DNA includes these proteins:
- the LOC111683372 gene encoding uncharacterized protein LOC111683372: MFLNIINKYLLIIIIFLTILNVHPTNTLRLKLTQLKCNVTDKSFSKFQICRIKAESRSLQYLTIYIKFFQLPIEDINVRFRFMKKANGYKPFLYDFIAKCDFLKRLNPVVKMVWGWFKGVSNLNHSCPLTEDFEIKRLENQFMEEQLRSLPLINGDYALIVNFGVKNSTKFNIEFYVTIF; the protein is encoded by the exons ATGTTTCTAAAtatcattaataaatatttattaataataataatatttttaacaattttaaatgttcacCCAACAAAC aCCCTACGCTTAAAACTTACCCAATTGAAATGTAATGTAACTGATAAATCATTTagtaaatttcaaatatgtcGCATTAAAGCCGAATCTAGATCTCTACAATATTTAacaatctatataaaattttttcaattaccAATTGAGGATATAAAT GTACGTTTTAGATTTATGAAAAAGGCCAATGGCTATAAACCATTTCTTTATGACTTCATCGCGAAATGTGATTTTCTAAAACGTTTAAATCCGGTTGTAAAAATGGTATGGGGTTGGTTTAAAGGAGTATCAAATCTTAATCATAGCTGTCCACTTACG gaAGATTTTGAAATCAAAAGATTGGAAAATCAATTTATGGAAGAGCAATTACGTTCTTTGCCCCTGATAAATGGTGATTATGCCCTTATTGTCAATTTCGGtgttaaaaattcaacaaaatttaatattgaattttatgtaACGATATTTTAA
- the LOC111683370 gene encoding alpha-N-acetylgalactosaminidase has translation MLKLFYKLLLTFLIVNNTAWALENGLARTPPMGWMHWERFRCITDCKRFPDECISENLFKRTTDLLVDEGYLAAGYEYVIIDDCWLEKDRDNVTNKLVEDRYRFPSGLNHLADYIHNKGVKFGLYQDYGTNTCAGYPGVIKHMALDAQTFAEWDVDYVKLDGCYADINEMDQGYPEFGRLLNRTGRPMVYSCSWPVYQEYEGKLPNYEALKEHCNLWRNWNDIDDSFESVAQIMDYFSKNQDRIQPHAGPGHWNDPDMLILGNYGLSYDQSKLQMAVWSILAAPLIMSNDLATVRPEIKEILQNRYVIAVDQDPLGIQGRRVLLRNKIEVWTRPITPVAANNQYSYAVAFVSRRADGAPYPTKFKLSDLNLNNKLGYTVTDLYDNNKNVGTYKPGHIFQTRIIPNGVTFYKFTALN, from the exons atgttgaaattattttataaattacttttaacatTCTTAATCGTAAATAATACCGCTTGGGCTTTGGAAAATGGTTTAGCTCGTACACCACCCATGGGCTGGATGCATTGGGAACGCTTTCGTTGTATAACAGATTGTAAAAGATTTCCAGATGAATGTATAag tgaAAATCTTTTCAAACGTACCACCGATCTGCTAGTCGATGAGGGTTATTTAGCGGCTGGCTATGAATATGTCATTATCGATGACTGTTGGTTAGAGAAGGATAGAGATAATGTTACCAATAAACTAGTAGAAGATCGTTATAGATTTCCTAGTGGTCTCAATCACTTGGCCGATTAT ATTCACAATAAAGGCGTAAAATTCGGTTTGTATCAAGATTATGGTACAAATACCTGTGCCGGCTATCCAGGTGTTATCAAACATATGGCCTTGGATGCCCAAACATTTGCCGAATGGGATGTAGATTATGTTAAATTAGATGGTTGTTATGCTGATATCAATGAAATGGATCAAGGTTATCCGGAATTTGGTAGACTATTAAATCGTACCGGTAGACCCATGGTGTACTCGTGCAGCTGGCCTGTGTATCAGGAGTATGAGGGAAAATTG cCCAATTATGAAGCTTTAAAGGAACACTGTAATCTATGGCGTAATTGGAATGATATTGATGATTCTTTTGAGTCGGTGGCTCAAATTATGgattatttttcgaaaaatcaaGATAGAATACAACCACATGCAGGACCTGGTCATTGGAATGATCCAGATATG ttaattttaggCAATTATGGTTTATCGTACGATCAAAGTAAATTACAAATGGCGGTTTGGTCTATTTTGGCAGCTCCCTTAATTATGTCTAATGATTTAGCTACAGTGAGGCCAGAAATCAAGGAGATTTTACAAAATAG ATATGTCATCGCTGTGGATCAAGACCCCTTGGGCATTCAGGGACGTCGTGTATTGTTGAGAAATAAAATCGAGGTTTGGACTCGTCCTATTACTCCCGTCGCTGCCAACAATCAATACTCTTATGCCGTTGCCTTTGTTAGTCGTCGAGCTGATGGTGCTCCCTATCctactaaatttaaattaagtgaCTTAAATCTTAATAATAAACTTGGCTATACGGTTACGGATCTGTATGATAATAACAAGAATGTGGGTACTTATAAGCCAGGACATATTTTCCAAACACGTATTATACCTAATG gTGTCACCTTTTACAAATTCACTGCTTTAAATTGA
- the LOC111683369 gene encoding hydroxymethylglutaryl-CoA synthase 1, with protein MWPENVGILAIEVLFPSQYVDQTELEQFDGASAGKYTIGLGQSKMGFCSDREDVNSLCLTVVSRLMERHQIKAGDIGRLEVGTETIVDKSKSVKSVLMQLFADSGNTDIEGIDTTNACYGGTAALFNSINWIESSSWDGRLALAVCADIAVYAKGAARPTGGAGAIAMLVGPNAPLVFERGLRASHMEHAYDFYKPDLSSEYPTVDGKLSIQCYLSALDTCYQLYRKKFEKLNPSVETEGLDNFDAILFHTPFCKLVQKSVARLVFNDFLLTNDETKRSKKFPGLDKFNSATLASTYFDRDVEKAFMTQFANVFETKTKKSLLLANQVGNMYTPSVYSGLVSLLVNESAENLVGKRIAVFSYGSGLAASMYSIKVTSNADVFQKFVEKLDYVLPLLNSREKVEPQVFSELMEIREKNNHAAPYTPSGSISALFPGTYYLKSVDEMHRRTYERTPTIANGVH; from the coding sequence atgtggCCTGAAAATGTTGGTATTTTAGCCATTGAGGTTTTGTTTCCCTCACAATATGTCGATCAAACCGAATTGGAACAATTTGATGGTGCATCAGCCGGTAAATACACCATTGGTTTGGGACAATCTAAAATGGGTTTCTGTTCCGATCGTGAAGATGTCAATTCACTGTGTCTCACCGTTGTCAGCCGTCTCATGGAGAGACATCAGATAAAAGCCGGTGATATTGGTCGCCTGGAGGTGGGTACTGAAACAATAGTGGATAAATCGAAATCGGTTAAATCGGTGCTAATGCAATTGTTTGCCGATAGCGGTAATACCGATATTGAGGGTATCGATACTACAAATGCCTGTTATGGTGGTACAGCAGCTTTATTCAATTCCATCAATTGGATTGAGTCATCCTCTTGGGATGGACGTTTAGCTTTAGCCGTTTGTGCAGATATAGCGGTTTATGCTAAAGGAGCCGCCCGACCAACTGGTGGTGCGGGAGCTATAGCTATGTTAGTGGGACCAAATGCTCCGTTGGTTTTCGAAAGAGGCCTAAGAGCTTCACACATGGAGCATGCCTATGATTTCTATAAACCCGACTTGAGTTCGGAATATCCTACGGTGGATGGTAAACTATCGATTCAGTGTTATTTATCAGCTTTGGACACCTGCTATCAATTGTATCGTAAGAAGTTTGAAAAACTTAATCCCTCGGTGGAGACAGAAGGTTTGGACAACTTCGATGCCATACTATTCCATACGCCGTTCTGTAAATTAGTACAAAAATCTGTGGCCAGATTAGTATTCAACGATTTCCTTTTAACCAACGATGAAACTAAGAGAAGTAAAAAATTCCCCGGTTTAGATAAATTCAATAGCGCCACCTTGGCCTCTACTTATTTCGATCGTGATGTTGAAAAGGCATTCATGACACAATTCGCCAATGTTTTCGAAACAAAAACTAAGAAATCTCTACTTTTAGCCAATCAAGTGGGCAATATGTATACACCTTCTGTGTATTCTGGTCTAGTTTCATTGCTGGTCAATGAAAGTGCTGAAAACTTGGTGGGCAAACGTATTGCTGTCTTTTCATATGGTTCCGGTTTGGCCGCCTCCATGTACTCCATTAAAGTGACCTCAAATGCCGATGTCTTCCAGAAATTCGTCGAAAAGTTAGATTATGTTTTACCTTTATTGAACTCACGCGAAAAGGTAGAACCACAAGTATTTTCCGAACTTATGGagataagagaaaaaaataatcatgCTGCACCCTATACGCCTTCGGGTAGCATTAGCGCCTTATTCCCAGGCACGTACTACCTCAAGAGTGTTGATGAAATGCATAGACGTACTTATGAACGCACACCTACCATAGCAAATGGTGTACATTAA